In a single window of the Patescibacteria group bacterium genome:
- a CDS encoding methionine adenosyltransferase domain-containing protein: MKKEKLIKTAEFVSPKHPDKLCDQMADALLDAYLKKDPFARTAIEILAGHNLVAVIGEVKSRIKLGEKEIRKIIQKFVGLKFKLEIRLVEQSLEIARGVEKGGAGDQGIMNGYATSDTKSLMPLEYELSRYLCQKIYERFPYDGKTQVTIYGKKVLSVVASFQNVSRETLEKLVRKLIKAEKYYINPAGDWQTGGFDADSGLTGRKLVIDSYGPNVPVGGGSFSGKDGTKVDRSAAYMARKIAVDYLRKYKAKEVFVRLAYAIGEEKPLMKEVIVDGVSDEIKGYDLTPQGIIKFLNLRNPIFLKTASWGHFGRGFQWDK, encoded by the coding sequence ATGAAAAAAGAAAAATTAATTAAAACCGCTGAATTTGTTTCACCAAAACACCCTGATAAATTATGCGATCAAATGGCTGATGCTTTGCTTGATGCTTATTTAAAAAAAGATCCCTTTGCGCGCACAGCCATTGAAATTTTAGCTGGTCATAATTTAGTGGCTGTGATTGGTGAAGTAAAAAGTCGAATAAAATTAGGTGAAAAAGAAATAAGAAAAATTATTCAAAAATTTGTTGGTCTGAAATTTAAATTAGAAATACGATTAGTAGAGCAGAGTTTGGAAATTGCTCGAGGCGTAGAAAAAGGCGGTGCTGGCGATCAAGGGATTATGAATGGTTATGCAACTAGTGACACAAAAAGTTTAATGCCTTTAGAATATGAATTATCGCGTTATCTTTGTCAAAAAATTTACGAAAGGTTTCCATATGATGGAAAAACACAAGTGACTATTTATGGTAAAAAAGTTTTATCAGTTGTAGCAAGTTTTCAAAATGTTTCACGTGAAACATTAGAAAAATTAGTAAGAAAATTAATTAAAGCAGAAAAGTATTATATTAATCCAGCTGGCGATTGGCAAACGGGTGGTTTTGATGCTGATAGTGGTTTGACTGGTCGCAAATTAGTTATTGATTCGTATGGTCCAAATGTACCAGTTGGAGGAGGTTCTTTTAGCGGCAAAGATGGAACCAAAGTTGATCGCAGCGCTGCTTATATGGCGCGGAAAATTGCTGTTGATTATTTAAGGAAATATAAAGCAAAAGAGGTTTTTGTACGTTTAGCTTATGCGATTGGCGAGGAAAAACCATTAATGAAGGAAGTGATTGTTGATGGAGTAAGTGATGAAATTAAAGGATATGATTTAACGCCGCAAGGCATTATTAAAT